In Ureibacillus thermophilus, the genomic stretch CACTATTTCCATTCATACACTTGAATTAAAATAATGAAAGAAAGATTGGTGAGAAAAATGAGGGTAGTTGCCGGAGAAAGAAAGGGGACGCCGCTTAAAGCGATTGCTGGCACTACTACAAGGCCAACTGCAGATAAAGTAAAAGAATCAATTTTTAATATGATTGGCCCTTTTTTTGAAGGAGGGATTGTATTAGATTTATTTGCAGGAAGTGGCGGTCTGGGAATCGAAGCGCTAAGCAGAGGAGCGGAAAGAGCTATCTTCATTGAAAAAGATCGAAAGGCATTTCAAATTTTAAAAGAAAATATACAAAAATGCCGTTATGAAGAGATGGCTGAATTGTATTGTACGGATGCCAATCGTGCTGTGAAGGCGCTTTTAAAAAGGGATATACAAATCGATTATTTATTTGTCGATCCACCTTATAAAAAGTTGGAATACTACAATTTTGTATCCCTTCTTGCAGAAGGCGGAAAGCTGTCTCAAGATGCCATCATCGTTTGTGAACATTCATCGGAGACTCATTTGTCACAAGAATTCGGACCATATGTCTTAGTCCGAGAAGAAACTTACGGAAATACGAATATTTCAATTTATCGAAAACATTAGGGAGAGAGAAACATTGTCTGAAAAAGTTGCAGTCGTACCTGGAAGTTTTGATCCGATTACCAATGGACATCTAGATATTATTAAACGAGCAGCAGATATATTTGATGTTGTGTATGTGGCGGCATTACAAAATTCTTCTAAAAAACCGCTATTTACGATTGATGAAAGAATTGAATTGATTAAAAAAGTAACGAAGGATATTCCGAATGTCCGTGTGGAAAGTTCTTCAGGATTATTGGTGGAATATGCTAAATCCAGAAATGCCGTTGCAATTGTGCGAGGGTTGCGGGCGGTTTCAGACTTTGAATATGAAATGCAAAT encodes the following:
- the rsmD gene encoding 16S rRNA (guanine(966)-N(2))-methyltransferase RsmD → MKERLVRKMRVVAGERKGTPLKAIAGTTTRPTADKVKESIFNMIGPFFEGGIVLDLFAGSGGLGIEALSRGAERAIFIEKDRKAFQILKENIQKCRYEEMAELYCTDANRAVKALLKRDIQIDYLFVDPPYKKLEYYNFVSLLAEGGKLSQDAIIVCEHSSETHLSQEFGPYVLVREETYGNTNISIYRKH
- the coaD gene encoding pantetheine-phosphate adenylyltransferase, giving the protein MSEKVAVVPGSFDPITNGHLDIIKRAADIFDVVYVAALQNSSKKPLFTIDERIELIKKVTKDIPNVRVESSSGLLVEYAKSRNAVAIVRGLRAVSDFEYEMQITSMNRFLEESIETFFIMTKNQYSFLSSSIVKEVARYGGSVKGLVPCIVEEALKKKFQQ